Proteins encoded in a region of the Halosimplex halophilum genome:
- a CDS encoding Gfo/Idh/MocA family protein, protein MTARIAIAGIGAVASMHAESVADIDGAELVAGSCRTEERGREFAAEYDCTWYADTEAMLDAERVDVLSVCTPSGAHLEPALAAADRGVDVLCEKPLEITTDRIDEMVAAADAAEIRLGGIFNQRYNPVVRQLRTAAAEGRFGGLSVANAYVPWWRDDDYYDGAWQGTRDLDGGGALMNQSIHGVDAVQWIASAAGAGGDADGNPVEEVFAYTDRRAHGDDIVEVEDSAVAVLRYRDGTLGQILGATSMYPGSLKRIQVAGRDGTAEVVEDELVTWQFREERDDDPEVRERFGETESGGGAADPMSIDYANHRRNIEDFLDARRTGDPYMLDASEARKAVEIIEAVYDSAERGEPVRIDS, encoded by the coding sequence ATGACAGCCCGCATCGCGATCGCCGGGATCGGCGCCGTCGCGTCGATGCACGCCGAATCGGTCGCCGACATCGACGGGGCCGAACTCGTCGCCGGCTCCTGCCGGACGGAGGAGCGGGGCCGCGAGTTCGCCGCCGAGTACGACTGCACCTGGTACGCCGACACCGAGGCGATGCTCGACGCCGAACGCGTGGACGTGCTCTCGGTCTGCACGCCCAGCGGCGCCCACCTCGAACCCGCGCTCGCCGCGGCCGACCGGGGGGTCGACGTGCTCTGCGAGAAGCCCCTGGAGATCACGACCGACCGCATCGACGAGATGGTCGCCGCCGCCGACGCGGCGGAGATCCGGCTGGGCGGGATCTTCAACCAGCGGTACAACCCCGTCGTCCGCCAGTTGCGGACGGCCGCCGCGGAGGGCCGGTTCGGCGGCCTCTCGGTCGCCAACGCCTACGTCCCGTGGTGGCGCGACGACGACTACTACGACGGCGCCTGGCAGGGCACGCGGGACCTGGACGGCGGCGGCGCGCTGATGAACCAGTCGATCCACGGGGTCGACGCCGTCCAGTGGATCGCGAGCGCGGCCGGGGCCGGCGGGGACGCCGACGGCAATCCGGTCGAGGAGGTGTTCGCCTACACCGACCGGCGCGCCCACGGCGACGACATCGTGGAGGTCGAGGACTCCGCCGTGGCGGTCCTCCGCTACCGCGACGGCACACTCGGACAGATCCTCGGTGCGACCTCGATGTATCCGGGGTCGCTGAAGCGGATCCAGGTCGCCGGCCGGGACGGCACCGCCGAGGTCGTGGAGGACGAGCTCGTGACCTGGCAGTTCCGCGAGGAGCGCGACGACGATCCCGAGGTTCGCGAGCGGTTCGGCGAGACGGAGTCGGGCGGCGGCGCGGCCGACCCGATGAGCATCGACTACGCCAACCACCGGCGCAACATCGAAGACTTCCTCGACGCCCGCCGGACGGGCGACCCGTACATGCTCGACGCGAGCGAGGCGCGCAAGGCCGTCGAGATCATCGAGGCCGTCTACGACTCGGCCGAGCGGGGCGAGCCGGTGCGGATCGACTCCTGA
- a CDS encoding DUF2892 domain-containing protein — protein sequence MDSEQLPDDNGRIARVLLAAGLGVAALWSLRKGKRLRGALAGLGAAAVGYSATSDADGVTDPLAEEFEIGEGGESGDAASAGGDADDGPLRCAACGEPIVAGQIRVPNEDDETVHETCLEATA from the coding sequence ATGGACTCGGAGCAGCTGCCCGACGACAACGGCCGTATCGCCCGCGTACTCCTCGCCGCCGGCCTGGGTGTGGCCGCGCTCTGGTCGCTCCGGAAGGGGAAGCGACTCCGCGGCGCCCTCGCCGGCCTCGGCGCCGCCGCGGTCGGCTACAGCGCGACGAGCGACGCCGACGGCGTGACCGACCCCCTCGCCGAGGAGTTCGAGATCGGCGAGGGCGGCGAGAGCGGCGACGCGGCGAGCGCCGGCGGCGACGCCGACGACGGCCCCCTCCGCTGTGCGGCCTGCGGCGAGCCCATCGTCGCCGGCCAGATCCGCGTCCCCAACGAGGACGACGAGACCGTCCACGAGACCTGCCTCGAAGCGACCGCCTGA